A genomic region of Methanotorris formicicus Mc-S-70 contains the following coding sequences:
- a CDS encoding RNA-protein complex protein Nop10 encodes MRIRKCLKCGRYTLKEFCPNCGEKTIIPKPPKFSPEDRYGKYRRMLKKSLKNKN; translated from the coding sequence ATGAGAATAAGAAAATGCTTAAAATGTGGAAGATATACTTTAAAAGAATTCTGCCCAAATTGTGGAGAAAAAACCATAATCCCAAAACCTCCAAAATTTTCTCCAGAAGATAGATACGGAAAATATAGAAGGATGCTTAAAAAGTCCTTAAAGAACAAAAATTAA
- the arfB gene encoding 2-amino-5-formylamino-6-ribosylaminopyrimidin-4(3H)-one 5'-monophosphate deformylase, giving the protein MQLRLSSGKIIDEKVHNIGIIALGSFLENHGSALPIDTDAKIASYIALKVSILTGGKFLGVVIPSTEYDYVKHGIHNKPEEVVDFIKFLIKEGKKIGIKKFLIVNCHGGNVLIERFLNDLEKEFNVEIKMKNITFTHAATEEVSVGYVVGIVDENKMDEHNFIKYREIGMVGLKEARENNKFIDGEAKVVEKEGVRIDKELGKRILNNVTKECVEIVKLWINR; this is encoded by the coding sequence ATGCAGTTGAGATTATCCTCAGGAAAAATAATAGATGAAAAAGTCCATAATATTGGTATTATTGCACTTGGGTCTTTTTTGGAGAACCATGGTTCTGCATTACCAATAGATACAGATGCAAAGATTGCCTCATATATTGCTTTAAAAGTATCTATTTTAACAGGGGGGAAGTTTTTAGGGGTAGTTATTCCTTCAACAGAATATGATTATGTTAAACATGGAATCCATAATAAACCAGAGGAAGTTGTTGATTTTATAAAATTTTTGATAAAAGAAGGAAAAAAGATTGGCATAAAGAAGTTTTTGATTGTTAATTGCCATGGAGGGAATGTTTTAATTGAAAGATTTTTGAATGATTTGGAAAAGGAATTTAATGTTGAGATAAAAATGAAGAACATAACCTTTACCCATGCAGCAACTGAGGAGGTTTCTGTTGGTTATGTTGTTGGAATAGTTGATGAAAATAAAATGGATGAGCATAACTTTATCAAATATCGTGAAATTGGGATGGTTGGATTAAAAGAGGCAAGAGAAAATAACAAATTTATAGATGGGGAGGCAAAAGTTGTTGAAAAAGAGGGAGTTAGAATAGATAAAGAACTTGGGAAAAGAATTTTAAATAATGTTACCAAAGAATGCGTTGAAATTGTTAAATTGTGGATTAATAGATGA
- a CDS encoding methanogenesis marker 9 domain-containing protein translates to MWENAPSHICRGGDLRGLAFCCPPIKHCPIHNALTILKMTPEEFIKIKQDFANKTRLGKGKNICFGSLVWCCKITKPCPFRDGEMKRINMGEDEYMELKKQLAEEIIKNSKFFEESLKVFEKYGIPKDIAEKCILETGDLKKAYEMAKKIMDEKF, encoded by the coding sequence ATGTGGGAGAATGCTCCATCACACATATGTAGAGGAGGAGATTTGAGAGGTTTGGCATTTTGCTGTCCACCAATAAAACATTGTCCAATACACAATGCACTCACTATTTTAAAGATGACGCCGGAGGAGTTTATAAAAATTAAGCAGGACTTTGCAAATAAAACAAGATTAGGAAAGGGAAAAAATATATGTTTTGGAAGTTTGGTTTGGTGTTGCAAGATAACAAAACCATGCCCATTTAGAGATGGGGAGATGAAGAGAATAAATATGGGTGAAGATGAATACATGGAGTTAAAAAAGCAACTTGCAGAAGAGATAATTAAAAACTCAAAATTCTTTGAAGAAAGTTTGAAGGTATTTGAAAAATACGGCATTCCAAAGGACATTGCTGAAAAATGCATCTTAGAAACAGGGGATTTGAAGAAGGCTTATGAAATGGCCAAAAAAATTATGGATGAGAAATTTTAA